In Rissa tridactyla isolate bRisTri1 chromosome 5, bRisTri1.patW.cur.20221130, whole genome shotgun sequence, the sequence CTTTTGCGTTGTTCCTTCTTTTCACCTGGACGTGTACTGACAGCACAGAGTGAGACCGTTCTTGGCAAGTGCCGCGCAGTTACTGCCACTTTTCCCCCGGTTGTGGGAGCTCTGCTTTTGATTCCTGTTGGTCTGCTCCCATCGCCTTGCAAGCAGAGAGCCTCGAGAGAGACACCTCGTTTCCACGCTGCTGCCTCTAAGCCTGTTCAGGATCTGGCCTGCATGTGCAGCACAGTGTTTTTCAATGCTTTCAGTTCCCAGATCCCTGAAATCTCTTTATGTGGACACCATGTAATGAATGTAAACccactgatttttattctttttattttgtgagtCCTTAGGGCAATCTTAGTGCACAGATCAAGAGCCCACAGCCCATGGGTGTTAAAACTGCATGCTATGAAATGCCACGATAAATGATTCAAATCATATCTCATTGCCAGGAGTACCACTTGCTAactctttttaatgtttctgGGTTGCCAATACATGCGACTTATGCACTGTGTTAGCATTAGTGGGTAAAATTCAGGGGAATCAGTTGATCTGGGCTATAGCACTGGGGCTTGTTGGTCTAGCTACAGCATGGTAGGAGGTTTCAGACTCGAGCAGAGTGTGTGCAAGGAGGGAGTCTCACTCAGACAATGATTTGTAACCCAGAAAATTCAACCAGTTCATGGTTCTCTAAGTTTGAACTCCTGTTTAAACTGACAGACCGAGTGGTGGGTAACTCTGGGTGTTCTGTGTTGTATTGCCACTAGAGGGAAATACACAGCCACATCAGTAAAAGTAGATCGGAGCCACCAAACAGCTGTTTCAGGAGGCTTCCCACACTTTCTCCATgagttgtgcttttctttttttgccttttctttttttgttagtttgtttctTTCCAATATGAAAAATATCTTCATTGTTAGTCCCGCATTGCTATGgtgtaaatatttcattttcttgctcCTGTTTTTCAGCTGAAGGAAATCAGAGGGGCTGGAAGGGTGCGAGGGAGAATGATGTCCAAGCTGAAACAACACAGGACTCAAAAATCCCATATCTCCTCTAACGCTTAGATACAAGTGATTCCCACCAAGCTGATGGGGCTTTTGGCTATTTAGTATGGAGAGACCTGAACCGAGGAGTCCTGTTGCACCATCTGAGCATTTTAGCTCAAATCAGCAGCAGGGTTTTCTTTTGGTTAAAACAATCTGGTCTGGAGGCACCATTTTCTCCTTGCCATGTGCtcttgctgctggctgcagcctctgccagcTCAGAGTGGGGCAGTGGAGCTCTCCCAGGGAGATTCCATCCTTGCTGCAGCCAGTGGAATGCCACCACGAGTCTGTCTTCCTTTCCTGCCACCAGTAAATGGTGTTTGCTGTGTTCTTGGTGCACAGGCCCGTCAGCTGATCCTGCAGAACGGCTTAACACTAAGTGACTTGGACCGACATCCAGAGGTAAGTGGGACTGCAGAGGTAAGACCTCACCTGACCTTCCTTTAACCTGGTTCTTCATAAAGCATCAGGCTCCTTTATCCTCCCCTGAGGATGAGTTTAGGCAGCCATGCTGTACAACATGAGCGGGAATTagcttagtttattttttttcccccaagcctTATTCTTGTCTTGGTGCTTGTCCCTTTAGATGGCAAGTAGCCTGCAGAGTTGTGTTTCCTCCAGGTGTTTGGCACCTCTTCCAGGCTGAGACTTGCTGGCCTGAGGCAGGGATGTTGTGTTGCTGAAGTGTCACTGAAATTTTCCCTGGGAGCTCCCTGCTTGTGTGCTAAAGTGATGTGTCTTGCAGAGCAgcagttggttttggtttttctttctcctgctctcaCATGCCTGTGGTTTGGCAGGGGCTGGTATCCTTGGGTGGCTGATCAGATGCTCGTCTCCGGTCAGGCTGGCATCTGGCCGCTTGGGACCTGACACCCTCCCAAGCTGCACCAAGAGCAGCTCCTGGATGCTGCATGGGAGAAGTTACCACACCAAGTTTCTCCTCTTCCTACAGCTTGACGTTGCCATCGATGGAGCGGATGAAGTGGACTCTCATCTCAACCTTATCAAAGGTGGCGGGTGAGCCTTGCTGTCCATCTCTCTGTGTGCGACGCTGGTGGCAGTGGCCTCTGAGCATCCTTTTCTGGCTGTGGATGTCTCTGGGGTGGGCTGGAGAGGCTGATGGGATCCTGTGCAGGGCTGTGTGTATACCTGCAGTGGGACATAGCTCCTGACTGAGAGTGTGTGCAAGGGACAAGGAGGATCAACGGATGGGACAGGGGAAAGAGCCCTGATGTAGGACAAAGGCAGCACCAAAACCAGCAAGAATATGATGGAGGGGACTGGACTTTAAGACCATCAGGCCTGAGGAGCAGTCTGTTTTCtgatatttatgttatttttttcccccttgcagtGGTTGCTTGACGCAGGAAAAGATAGTTGCAGGATATGCAAAATGCTTCATCGTTATTGCTGATTACAGGTAAAAATAGTACTATTCATGATACCTCTGTGTCCAGTGGGAGGATTTGGATGGTCCTGTGTTAGGCCCACATTGCCCTTCCAGTGGGTCAGGGAAGTGAGCAGGAATAGGTGGAAATGAGCATGACTCCCAGTGCTTCAGCAATTCAGTTtagcttttttcttaattttcaactCAGCAGGCCTGCTTAGGAGTCAGCAGAGCTTTTGGGGAAATGGCTGCCCTGCTCTTTGAGCTCAGTGATTGTCAGCGCAGAATAAATTTCCCCTTCTGTACATACAGCCTCAGGGctatggaaaaaaacaactcGTGTCCTGCTTGTCCAAAACGTGTCAAAACAAGGCTTAGGAGTGAATGGAGCATCGTGCATTAAACTGGTTCTTCCTACATGCGTGCACATGTGAACTGACCGCTGTGCCCTCCAGGGCCTTATGCCTGAGGGGTTA encodes:
- the RPIA gene encoding ribose-5-phosphate isomerase isoform X3; its protein translation is MCSCCWLQPLPAQSGAVELSQGDSILAAASGMPPRVCLPFLPPVNGVCCVLGAQARQLILQNGLTLSDLDRHPELDVAIDGADEVDSHLNLIKGGGGCLTQEKIVAGYAKCFIVIADYRKKSESLGEQWKKGIPIEVIPMAYVPVTRALTKNFGGAAELRMAVSKAGPVVTDNGNFILDWKFDKVHEWSEVNTAIKMIPGVVETGLFIDMAEVVYFGMEDGSVSVREKQPR